From the Gramella sp. Hel_I_59 genome, one window contains:
- a CDS encoding Lrp/AsnC ligand binding domain-containing protein, producing MKIVNDSVELDGIDKTILNYLMKDAKKPILEIAKNIGITGAAVHQRLRKLEKSGLIEGSKMMLDARLLGYKTMAFVGVYLDKAVSNPQAVKQLSEIPEVIECHYTTGNWSIFLKILCRDNEHLMVVLNKNIQAIDGVSRTETFISLNQQIDRQIKI from the coding sequence ATGAAGATTGTAAACGATAGTGTTGAGCTAGATGGGATCGACAAGACCATTCTTAACTATCTAATGAAAGATGCCAAAAAACCGATCCTGGAGATCGCCAAGAATATTGGAATTACCGGCGCAGCTGTTCATCAGCGTTTGAGAAAATTAGAAAAATCTGGTTTGATCGAAGGCTCTAAAATGATGCTGGATGCCAGGTTGCTAGGTTACAAAACCATGGCTTTTGTAGGCGTTTACCTGGATAAGGCTGTAAGTAACCCTCAGGCCGTTAAGCAACTTAGTGAAATTCCTGAGGTTATCGAATGTCACTACACAACGGGAAACTGGTCAATTTTTCTTAAGATCTTATGTCGTGATAACGAACATCTAATGGTAGTACTGAATAAGAACATACAGGCGATAGACGGTGTGTCCAGAACAGAAACTTTTATAAGTCTCAATCAACAAATAGACCGGCAAATAAAGATATAA
- the frr gene encoding ribosome recycling factor: MDEVEFILEEAKEAMENAIVHLKKQLSNIRAGKATPSMLGSVMVDYYGAKTPLQQVANVNTPDARTLSIQPFEKSMIQEIEKGIMVANLGFNPMNNGESVIINVPPLTEERRIQLSKQAKAEAEDSKIGVRNDRKHAMQELKKTDISEDALKASEDEVQELTNEYIAKIESILVVKEKEIMTV; the protein is encoded by the coding sequence ATGGACGAGGTTGAATTTATTTTAGAAGAAGCAAAAGAAGCAATGGAGAACGCCATTGTGCATCTTAAAAAACAACTTTCAAATATACGCGCCGGTAAAGCTACTCCAAGCATGCTTGGAAGTGTAATGGTTGATTATTATGGAGCAAAAACGCCTTTGCAACAGGTAGCTAATGTGAACACACCAGATGCGCGAACATTATCAATTCAGCCTTTCGAAAAAAGTATGATCCAGGAAATTGAAAAAGGGATCATGGTAGCGAATCTTGGGTTTAATCCAATGAACAATGGTGAGAGCGTAATCATTAACGTACCGCCACTTACCGAGGAACGTCGTATTCAGTTGTCCAAGCAGGCAAAAGCTGAAGCGGAAGATTCTAAGATTGGAGTTAGAAATGATCGTAAACATGCGATGCAGGAACTTAAAAAAACTGATATCTCTGAAGATGCTTTAAAAGCTTCCGAAGATGAAGTTCAGGAACTTACCAATGAATATATCGCCAAGATCGAAAGTATCCTGGTTGTGAAGGAAAAAGAGATCATGACCGTTTAA
- a CDS encoding saccharopine dehydrogenase family protein — MREILIVGAGKSTAALIDYLLDRAVEQNLKLKIGDKELKNAKNACRDRKHCEAIELDVFNKESREPAIQQADLVISMLPARFHIEVAHDCVKFNKHMVTASYISDEMRALDEEVKKKNLVFMNEIGVDPGIDHMSAMQVIDRIRDKGGKILLFESFTGGLVAPESDNNLWNYKFTWNPRNVVVAGQGGVAEFIQEGKYKYIPYHRLFRRTEFLKVEGYGKFEGYANRNSLKYQSVYGLENALTLYRGTIRKVGFSRAWNMFVQLGMTDDSFEMTNSEEMSYRDFINSFLPYSPSDSVELKTRHSLKIDQDDIMWDKLIELDLFNSEKKIGIKNATPAQALQKILMDKWTLAEDDKDMIVMYHKFGYELDGEKKQIDSTMVHIGEDQSRTAMSKTVGLPVAISALMILNGEIKTPGVQLPIRKEVYEPILKELEAHDIIFKEKETEYLGYNPFGEVGN; from the coding sequence ATGCGAGAAATATTAATCGTAGGTGCAGGAAAATCTACCGCTGCACTTATAGACTACCTGCTCGACCGGGCGGTAGAGCAAAATCTAAAATTAAAAATTGGTGATAAGGAACTCAAAAATGCCAAAAATGCCTGCCGGGATCGCAAACATTGCGAAGCCATCGAACTGGATGTTTTCAACAAGGAAAGCAGGGAGCCTGCAATTCAGCAGGCAGATCTCGTGATATCCATGTTGCCCGCAAGATTCCATATTGAGGTCGCCCATGATTGCGTGAAATTCAATAAGCATATGGTAACGGCTTCCTATATAAGCGATGAGATGCGTGCTCTGGATGAGGAGGTTAAGAAAAAGAACCTTGTATTCATGAATGAGATCGGCGTGGACCCAGGAATTGACCATATGAGCGCCATGCAGGTTATTGACAGAATAAGAGACAAAGGTGGAAAGATCTTACTTTTCGAATCATTTACCGGCGGACTTGTTGCTCCGGAAAGTGATAACAACCTATGGAACTATAAATTTACCTGGAACCCCAGAAACGTGGTCGTTGCCGGACAGGGTGGTGTTGCTGAATTTATTCAGGAAGGGAAGTACAAGTACATTCCATACCATAGATTATTCCGAAGGACTGAATTTCTGAAAGTAGAAGGCTACGGAAAATTTGAAGGTTATGCCAACAGGAATTCACTTAAATATCAAAGTGTTTACGGACTAGAAAATGCACTTACTTTATATAGAGGAACTATCAGAAAAGTAGGCTTCAGTAGAGCATGGAACATGTTCGTGCAACTTGGAATGACCGATGATAGTTTCGAAATGACTAATTCAGAAGAAATGAGTTACCGCGATTTCATCAATTCTTTTCTTCCGTATTCCCCAAGTGATTCCGTAGAACTTAAAACCAGACATAGTCTTAAGATCGATCAGGATGATATTATGTGGGACAAGCTTATAGAACTTGATCTTTTTAATTCAGAAAAAAAGATCGGGATCAAAAATGCTACTCCGGCGCAAGCGCTTCAAAAGATTTTGATGGATAAATGGACACTGGCTGAAGATGACAAGGATATGATCGTTATGTACCATAAATTCGGTTACGAGCTAGATGGCGAAAAGAAGCAAATTGATTCTACGATGGTTCATATTGGAGAGGATCAGTCCAGAACAGCCATGTCTAAGACCGTGGGATTACCAGTAGCCATTTCAGCATTGATGATCCTCAACGGAGAAATTAAAACTCCAGGTGTTCAGTTACCAATTCGCAAGGAGGTCTATGAGCCTATTCTGAAAGAACTTGAAGCTCATGATATCATTTTTAAAGAAAAAGAGACAGAATATCTAGGATACAACCCATTTGGTGAAGTAGGTAATTAA
- a CDS encoding zinc metallopeptidase codes for MMGYYIIAGLIFLVSMFVSNKLKSKFKEYSKVHLQNGMSGKEIAEKMLRDNGINDVKVISTPGMLSDHYNPSKKTVNLSEGVYSQRNAAAAAVAAHECGHAVQHAKAYSWLQMRSKLVPVVSIASKFSQWAIFGGLILMSMVSVGVGQTVLLVGIIMFAMGTFFSFITLPVEYDASKRALVWLETENMLTPAEHDAAEDSLKWAARTYVVAAVGSLATLLYFVGIFMGRD; via the coding sequence ATGATGGGATATTATATAATTGCTGGGCTCATTTTCTTAGTGAGCATGTTTGTGAGCAACAAACTAAAGAGCAAATTTAAGGAGTACTCCAAGGTGCACCTTCAAAACGGAATGAGCGGTAAAGAGATCGCTGAAAAAATGCTGCGTGATAATGGGATCAATGATGTAAAAGTGATATCTACCCCGGGAATGCTTTCAGATCATTACAATCCGTCCAAGAAAACCGTGAACCTGAGTGAGGGAGTTTACTCTCAACGTAACGCTGCGGCAGCGGCAGTTGCTGCTCACGAATGCGGTCACGCAGTTCAGCACGCAAAAGCTTACAGCTGGTTGCAAATGAGAAGTAAATTGGTGCCGGTGGTTAGTATCGCTTCCAAGTTTTCTCAATGGGCAATTTTTGGTGGACTTATATTAATGAGTATGGTGAGCGTAGGTGTAGGGCAAACTGTGCTGCTTGTAGGGATCATTATGTTTGCTATGGGAACCTTTTTCAGTTTTATCACACTGCCGGTAGAGTATGATGCCAGTAAAAGAGCTTTGGTATGGCTGGAAACTGAAAATATGCTGACTCCTGCGGAACATGATGCAGCAGAAGATTCGCTGAAATGGGCGGCTAGAACTTATGTGGTAGCTGCAGTAGGATCACTGGCTACACTATTATACTTCGTTGGAATATTTATGGGTAGAGATTAA
- the pyrH gene encoding UMP kinase: MQYKRILLKLSGEALMGKRQYGIDPERLAEYAAEIKSVVEEGVELAIVIGGGNIFRGVAGASKGMDRVQGDHMGMLATVINGLALQSALEDADIQTRLQSAIKINEVAEPFIRRKAIRHLEKGRVVIFGGGTGNPYFTTDSAAVLRAIEIKADVILKGTRVDGIYTSDPEKDKSATKFDFISFEDVLKKGLKVMDTTAFTLSQENELPIIVFDMNKPGNLLKVTTGEPVGTKVNL, from the coding sequence ATGCAATACAAGAGAATACTTTTAAAACTATCTGGAGAAGCTTTAATGGGAAAGCGCCAATATGGCATCGATCCCGAACGCCTGGCAGAATATGCTGCGGAAATCAAATCGGTAGTAGAAGAAGGTGTTGAGCTTGCTATTGTAATTGGTGGAGGAAACATTTTTAGAGGTGTTGCCGGTGCCAGTAAAGGAATGGATCGAGTACAAGGTGACCATATGGGAATGCTGGCTACCGTAATTAATGGTCTGGCTTTACAAAGTGCACTTGAAGATGCAGATATTCAAACCAGGTTACAGTCGGCTATCAAAATTAATGAAGTTGCAGAACCTTTTATAAGAAGAAAAGCTATCAGGCACCTGGAAAAAGGTCGTGTGGTAATTTTTGGTGGAGGAACTGGTAACCCGTACTTCACTACAGATTCTGCAGCAGTATTAAGAGCTATTGAAATAAAAGCTGATGTGATTCTTAAGGGTACCAGAGTAGATGGAATTTATACTTCAGACCCGGAAAAGGACAAAAGCGCTACAAAATTTGATTTTATTTCTTTCGAGGATGTCTTGAAGAAAGGATTAAAAGTAATGGATACAACGGCATTTACTTTGAGCCAGGAAAACGAATTACCTATTATTGTATTCGATATGAACAAACCGGGGAACTTGTTAAAAGTCACGACTGGAGAGCCTGTAGGAACAAAAGTAAATTTATAA